A genome region from Acaryochloris thomasi RCC1774 includes the following:
- a CDS encoding beta-ketoacyl-ACP synthase, whose protein sequence is MSMQVVVTGMGLASALGSTVESSWGHLLKGATGLQIHQPFPELSPRPLGLVYDAPSSIAALLFPTIDAALQDTDLDSLTPGTGVVIGSSRGSQSQWESAIRAHHGRGSVENDLLRLYGDSPASMVAQKLRVTGPALSPRAACATGLWAIAQGADLIRTGQCSQVIVGAVEAPITPLTLAGFAKMGAMATTGAYPFDRHREGLALGEGAVALVLESEALAQRRNAEIYGEVLGFGCTADGYHRSAPDRDQKVAIASLQQSLQRSHLQPTDIDYIHAHGTATELNDQAEASLVQRIFPASVAVSSTKGATGHTLGASGAIGAAFSLLSLQQQIVPPCVGLRDPAFDLYLPRAATPMKLRAALCLSFGFGGQNTALTLAAI, encoded by the coding sequence ATGTCAATGCAGGTTGTTGTGACTGGAATGGGCCTTGCTTCAGCCCTGGGTTCAACGGTGGAAAGTAGCTGGGGGCATTTGCTCAAGGGGGCAACGGGGCTTCAGATTCATCAACCGTTCCCTGAGCTATCTCCCCGACCACTGGGGCTTGTCTATGATGCTCCCAGTTCGATTGCGGCTCTGCTATTCCCGACGATTGATGCTGCTTTGCAAGACACTGACCTCGATTCACTAACGCCAGGAACCGGTGTCGTGATCGGTTCTAGTCGAGGGTCTCAGTCCCAGTGGGAGTCTGCTATTCGTGCCCATCATGGTAGAGGCTCAGTCGAGAACGACCTTTTACGGCTCTATGGTGACTCTCCTGCCTCTATGGTGGCTCAGAAGCTGAGGGTTACCGGCCCCGCTCTTTCTCCTCGGGCGGCCTGTGCTACAGGTCTTTGGGCAATAGCCCAGGGGGCAGATCTGATTCGGACGGGGCAGTGTAGTCAAGTGATCGTGGGTGCTGTAGAAGCTCCCATCACTCCGCTAACGCTAGCGGGGTTTGCCAAGATGGGGGCAATGGCGACGACGGGGGCTTATCCCTTTGACCGACATCGAGAAGGACTAGCGTTGGGAGAAGGGGCGGTTGCTCTAGTGCTGGAGTCAGAAGCCTTGGCCCAGCGCAGAAATGCAGAAATCTATGGTGAGGTTTTGGGGTTTGGCTGCACTGCCGATGGCTATCATCGCAGCGCGCCGGATCGAGATCAGAAGGTTGCGATCGCATCTCTTCAACAAAGCCTTCAGCGCAGCCATTTACAGCCCACTGACATCGACTATATCCACGCCCACGGCACCGCCACCGAACTCAACGATCAGGCTGAAGCCTCCTTAGTTCAGCGAATCTTTCCGGCCTCCGTTGCTGTTAGTTCTACCAAGGGAGCCACCGGCCATACTCTGGGGGCCTCTGGGGCCATCGGTGCAGCCTTCAGCTTGCTGTCCCTTCAGCAGCAAATTGTGCCGCCCTGTGTAGGACTTAGAGATCCAGCCTTCGATCTATATCTACCTCGAGCAGCAACACCCATGAAATTACGAGCAGCTCTGTGCCTCAGCTTCGGTTTCGGAGGCCAGAATACCGCCCTGACCTTAGCTGCGATTTAA
- a CDS encoding rhodanese-like domain-containing protein — MTEPRTTVSKIATLSPTEYANQTSPPLLIDVRSALEYRLMHPAQAINLSLLRLLLGTLPTLRRWAWPHWFQTLSPEQPVAVICLTAHRSPIAASCLERLGFSTISNISGGLIEWNRMGLSTCKGTKASPD, encoded by the coding sequence ATGACGGAGCCACGAACGACAGTATCTAAAATTGCAACCTTATCGCCCACTGAGTACGCAAATCAGACCTCACCTCCGTTACTCATTGATGTCCGCAGTGCCCTGGAGTATCGACTGATGCATCCTGCTCAGGCCATAAATCTCAGCCTTCTCCGCCTATTGCTTGGCACTCTACCCACCCTGCGACGCTGGGCTTGGCCTCATTGGTTCCAGACACTATCTCCAGAACAGCCTGTGGCGGTCATTTGTCTCACGGCCCACCGGAGCCCCATCGCAGCTTCTTGTTTAGAGAGATTGGGGTTCAGCACTATCAGCAATATCTCAGGAGGACTGATCGAGTGGAACAGAATGGGGCTTTCTACCTGCAAAGGCACCAAGGCATCACCGGACTGA
- a CDS encoding iron uptake porin, whose protein sequence is MAASSSEVQGEQPLAKISREAIGETPEAAASREIQPILLADAEDPSVSDLLGSQTDSLYQGDRSLHDLDDASQAQVTSVSQLSDVQPTDWAFQALQSLVERYGCIAGYPNGTFRGNRSATRYEMAAALNACLDQISDRFASKADLDAVKALQDEFAAELATLRGRVDGLEARVDTVEAQQFSTTTKLNGEVIFAAGGLIGENVETGDDIDGRLAFNQRTRLNLLTSFTGKDRLYTRLQSSNRDVNFASPPLGPEGAGTFDTRISFDTGNTGNGVILDRLDYKFPIGDKVDVTVFANAAFHHYYAETVNPYFEGFGGGSGSISFFGERNPIYRIGTVAIPGVAGVGTSFKPTDKLRFDVGYLAGNANDATATISTVDGADDGGLFGGSFSLLAQATYKLSDTSQVGLTYVRNNSPGGNLNMGAGTRLANVPFPIADGSTTGFAFSSDSVGIEATFGITDWLAVGGWAGYTFANQSGVGNEVEIGNAALNVALPDLGKEGAIGGLIFGLPPQVVSSDSPIETGESGTTYHLEANYQFPVSDNITITPGLIYLINPGSDSNNSDIFVGVIRTTFRF, encoded by the coding sequence GTGGCTGCCTCGTCCAGCGAGGTTCAAGGCGAACAGCCCTTAGCAAAAATTAGCCGAGAAGCAATTGGCGAGACCCCTGAAGCTGCTGCGTCTAGAGAGATACAGCCCATTTTGCTTGCCGATGCAGAAGATCCCAGCGTCAGTGATTTGCTTGGGTCTCAGACAGATTCGCTTTATCAAGGCGATCGCAGCCTTCATGATCTAGACGATGCTTCCCAAGCACAGGTTACTTCTGTCTCTCAGCTTTCTGACGTGCAGCCCACTGATTGGGCCTTCCAAGCGCTGCAGTCTCTAGTAGAGCGCTACGGCTGTATTGCTGGGTATCCCAATGGAACCTTTCGAGGGAATCGCTCCGCCACTCGCTATGAAATGGCGGCAGCTCTCAATGCTTGCTTAGACCAGATTAGCGATCGCTTCGCTTCCAAGGCTGATCTCGATGCTGTCAAAGCGCTGCAGGACGAATTTGCTGCCGAACTGGCAACTTTGAGAGGTCGAGTCGATGGATTAGAAGCGCGCGTTGACACTGTTGAAGCCCAGCAATTTTCGACAACAACCAAACTCAATGGTGAAGTCATCTTTGCTGCAGGGGGGCTGATTGGTGAAAATGTGGAGACTGGCGATGACATCGACGGTCGCCTTGCCTTTAATCAGCGGACGCGCCTCAACCTCCTCACCAGCTTCACCGGCAAAGATCGCCTCTACACCCGTTTACAATCTTCGAATCGGGATGTCAACTTTGCGTCTCCTCCTCTAGGCCCCGAAGGGGCAGGCACCTTTGATACCCGAATTTCCTTTGATACCGGTAACACTGGAAATGGCGTTATTCTCGACCGCTTAGACTACAAGTTTCCCATTGGCGATAAGGTTGACGTCACCGTTTTTGCCAATGCTGCTTTTCACCACTATTATGCTGAAACTGTTAACCCTTACTTCGAAGGCTTCGGGGGGGGGAGTGGATCTATCTCCTTCTTCGGTGAACGCAACCCAATCTATCGAATTGGAACCGTTGCTATCCCTGGTGTTGCTGGGGTTGGAACATCCTTTAAGCCCACTGATAAGCTCCGGTTCGATGTGGGATATCTCGCGGGTAACGCGAATGATGCGACCGCAACGATCAGCACTGTTGATGGTGCAGATGATGGCGGTCTTTTTGGGGGCAGCTTTAGCCTCTTAGCTCAGGCGACATACAAGCTCTCTGACACATCGCAAGTCGGCCTAACCTATGTCCGCAACAACTCACCAGGCGGAAACTTGAACATGGGGGCAGGGACAAGGTTAGCGAATGTTCCATTCCCAATCGCTGACGGATCGACAACGGGTTTTGCGTTCAGTAGTGACTCAGTGGGTATTGAGGCGACCTTCGGAATCACGGATTGGTTGGCGGTTGGCGGCTGGGCAGGCTATACGTTTGCCAATCAGTCTGGCGTCGGTAATGAGGTAGAAATTGGGAATGCCGCTCTCAACGTTGCACTTCCTGATTTAGGGAAAGAGGGTGCCATCGGAGGCTTGATTTTTGGTTTGCCTCCTCAGGTTGTTAGCTCTGACTCTCCGATTGAAACCGGTGAATCTGGAACCACCTACCACCTTGAAGCCAACTATCAGTTTCCTGTGAGTGACAACATTACGATTACGCCCGGTCTTATCTATCTCATCAATCCGGGTAGCGACTCCAACAATAGCGATATTTTTGTAGGCGTGATTCGAACAACCTTTCGGTTCTAG
- a CDS encoding response regulator: MASSQTSSPFPDPMKLNSVGGQMAQQFLAFVEQTSDAFVAFDLKFRYIAINASGACLLSLEPQQIIGSTHRELLGDQADEIEPFLEEAAETGKKVFVERTLQIEQQIRHYDTVYTPTMDASGNVTCIWGIYRDVTDQKRLQQQREDRLRLQTAQTEERFRTSFTYGAAAKALISIEGEWLQVNPALCQLLGYEEAALLQKTIQDLTFPGDLEAERRQFRQLLVGKIASYQGEKRFLHANGTVVWSLVSVALVRDITDKPAYLIAEMQDLTPLKHTEQQLKRAKREAESANRAKSEFLAMMSHEIRTPMNAVIGTTDLLLETDLGELQTDLVNTARTSGESLLSIIDDILDFSKIEFGKLELEAQPFNIDLCVEETLDLVNARASEKALELAYSRESEQPLFIVGDLHRLRQILVNLLGNAVKFTPEGEVVVSMTAQILSEASADAPPTYELQFAVKDTGIGIKPEHCDRLFQSFSQVDSSITRQYGGTGLGLAISKRLSKQMGGRIWVESQEGLGSTFFFTIHGQAAPQMAAPSAADHHRLQGKRVLIVDDNNTNRQILRMQVKSWGMVPILAASGVEALMLLGENHFDLAILDVQMPGISGLTLTARLQKHLGDQAPPVVLLSSIGNINPEAQSLQIAASLRKPVKKARLHQILLRILDPQLEITPSHGQADSPQVTSKPLRILLAEDNVVNQKVALRMLLQLGYEADLAANGREVLEQVRLKTYDVVLMDVQMPEMDGLTATQQIVQEWSVDVRPYIIAMTANVMQGDREDCLAAGMNAYISKPIRLKDLKETLNAVADAAAQD; this comes from the coding sequence ATGGCATCTTCTCAGACCTCATCCCCCTTTCCAGACCCCATGAAGCTCAACAGCGTGGGGGGACAGATGGCGCAGCAGTTTCTTGCTTTTGTCGAGCAAACCAGCGACGCCTTTGTTGCCTTTGATCTCAAGTTTCGCTACATCGCCATCAACGCCAGCGGTGCCTGCTTGCTCAGCCTAGAACCGCAACAAATCATCGGCTCCACCCATCGAGAGCTACTGGGCGATCAGGCCGATGAGATTGAACCCTTTTTAGAAGAAGCTGCTGAGACCGGAAAAAAAGTATTCGTCGAGCGAACCCTGCAGATCGAGCAGCAGATTCGCCACTACGACACGGTCTACACCCCGACTATGGACGCCAGCGGGAACGTCACCTGTATCTGGGGCATCTACCGAGACGTCACTGATCAAAAACGACTCCAGCAGCAGCGAGAAGATCGCCTGCGTCTACAGACCGCCCAAACAGAAGAGCGCTTTCGCACCTCATTTACCTACGGTGCAGCCGCCAAGGCTCTCATTAGCATTGAGGGTGAGTGGCTCCAGGTTAATCCAGCCCTGTGCCAACTGCTCGGCTACGAAGAGGCCGCGCTGCTGCAAAAGACAATCCAAGACCTAACCTTTCCAGGCGATCTTGAAGCCGAACGACGGCAGTTCAGACAGCTCTTAGTTGGCAAGATTGCCAGCTACCAGGGGGAGAAACGGTTTCTACACGCCAACGGAACAGTCGTCTGGAGCCTCGTCAGCGTCGCACTTGTTCGGGATATCACAGACAAGCCAGCCTACTTGATCGCCGAAATGCAGGACTTGACCCCCCTCAAACACACGGAACAACAGCTCAAGCGGGCAAAACGAGAAGCAGAGTCAGCGAACCGGGCCAAGAGTGAGTTCCTCGCCATGATGAGCCACGAAATCCGCACCCCCATGAACGCCGTGATTGGCACCACGGATCTGCTTTTAGAAACCGACCTAGGTGAGCTACAGACAGACTTGGTCAATACCGCACGCACCAGCGGCGAATCGTTGCTGAGTATTATTGACGATATCCTCGATTTTTCTAAAATTGAGTTCGGTAAGCTGGAGCTCGAAGCTCAACCCTTCAATATTGATCTCTGCGTGGAAGAAACTCTCGATCTGGTCAATGCCCGAGCCTCAGAGAAAGCACTGGAACTAGCCTATTCTAGAGAATCAGAGCAGCCTCTGTTTATCGTTGGCGATCTGCATCGTCTGCGCCAGATCTTGGTCAACTTACTGGGCAATGCCGTCAAATTTACGCCTGAAGGGGAGGTGGTAGTCTCAATGACGGCCCAGATTCTTTCAGAGGCGTCCGCTGATGCGCCACCGACCTACGAACTACAGTTCGCTGTTAAAGATACCGGCATTGGGATCAAACCTGAGCATTGCGATCGTCTGTTTCAGTCCTTTAGCCAAGTTGATTCTTCAATCACGCGCCAGTATGGTGGCACGGGTCTAGGACTCGCCATCAGCAAGCGTCTAAGCAAACAGATGGGCGGACGCATCTGGGTTGAAAGTCAAGAAGGGTTGGGGTCTACCTTTTTCTTTACCATCCACGGACAAGCTGCCCCGCAGATGGCAGCCCCCTCCGCGGCAGATCACCATCGACTTCAAGGGAAGCGTGTCTTAATTGTTGACGACAACAACACCAATCGGCAGATTCTGCGCATGCAGGTTAAATCCTGGGGAATGGTGCCGATATTAGCAGCGTCAGGGGTAGAGGCGCTGATGCTGCTCGGCGAGAATCATTTTGACCTGGCAATTTTAGATGTACAAATGCCGGGGATCAGTGGTCTAACCCTAACGGCTCGCCTACAGAAGCACTTGGGCGATCAGGCTCCCCCCGTTGTCTTACTCAGCTCCATCGGCAATATCAATCCTGAAGCTCAATCCCTCCAGATTGCGGCCTCCCTTCGCAAGCCGGTTAAGAAAGCACGACTCCATCAGATTCTGTTGCGCATCCTTGATCCCCAGCTTGAGATTACGCCATCCCATGGGCAGGCTGACTCGCCTCAGGTCACATCAAAGCCCCTACGAATCTTGCTGGCCGAAGACAATGTCGTCAACCAGAAGGTGGCGCTGAGAATGCTGCTGCAGCTAGGCTACGAGGCCGATCTAGCCGCCAATGGTCGGGAGGTGCTGGAACAAGTGCGCCTCAAGACCTATGACGTGGTTTTAATGGATGTGCAGATGCCAGAGATGGATGGCTTGACGGCAACACAACAGATCGTCCAGGAATGGTCGGTGGACGTGCGCCCCTACATCATTGCGATGACGGCAAACGTCATGCAGGGCGATCGTGAAGACTGTCTGGCAGCGGGCATGAATGCCTATATTAGTAAGCCGATTCGCCTCAAAGATCTGAAGGAAACGCTCAACGCGGTCGCGGATGCAGCAGCCCAGGACTAA
- a CDS encoding FAD-dependent oxidoreductase gives MAVDYDLVILGGTDAARWAAITASRFHARVALVGDQAYADARSATDTPAALASRGIDVIEAEGRFVKRPLQVVAQNRELRSRYYLLAQAPSAPKSLYLSVDAAYAKIYESPQSWLIVGDSPTALQLSQRLVKQGHAVTLAARSKLLPFEEPDAAMLLQAQLEVDGVCILTHTPLPADSVFDQVLLCNRSFSPSQIVWAEDSPTVPSPLVQSLDLTHTSDGLWVDATLRTSHPRIYACGAVLGGYNLSHIARYEASLAVKNALFSPTHAINYCHLPWAILTEPALARVGLTTAQAQRQYRQIKVFKQPYATADSTHGQPGLCHLISRDNNTLVGAHLFGTAAAEMIHLLAQAVEQQRTVSEIANGVFIDAATSDIIRQTAEEPVEHRDGLEHLFHRRRRWNF, from the coding sequence ATGGCGGTGGATTATGATTTGGTCATTCTGGGTGGCACAGATGCTGCTCGATGGGCGGCCATCACGGCGAGTCGTTTCCATGCTCGCGTGGCGCTGGTGGGTGACCAGGCTTACGCTGATGCTCGGAGTGCCACAGATACGCCCGCGGCCCTCGCCAGTCGAGGCATTGATGTAATAGAAGCTGAGGGGCGCTTCGTTAAACGGCCCTTGCAGGTAGTGGCGCAGAATCGAGAGTTGCGATCGCGTTACTACTTACTCGCGCAAGCCCCTTCAGCCCCTAAATCTCTCTACCTCAGCGTTGATGCTGCCTATGCCAAGATTTACGAAAGCCCTCAGTCCTGGCTAATTGTCGGCGACAGTCCCACAGCTTTACAGCTCAGCCAGCGCTTGGTCAAACAGGGCCATGCTGTGACCCTTGCTGCCCGCTCTAAACTGCTGCCGTTTGAAGAACCTGATGCCGCCATGCTTCTGCAGGCACAGCTCGAAGTTGATGGCGTCTGTATCTTGACCCATACGCCTCTCCCTGCCGATTCTGTCTTTGATCAGGTTTTATTGTGCAATCGTTCCTTCTCGCCCTCGCAAATCGTTTGGGCTGAAGATAGTCCTACAGTCCCTTCTCCCCTTGTACAATCTTTGGATCTGACCCACACCTCTGACGGTCTATGGGTTGATGCAACGCTGAGAACCAGCCACCCTAGAATTTATGCCTGTGGTGCCGTCTTGGGGGGCTACAATCTGTCCCATATTGCTCGATATGAAGCCAGTCTTGCCGTTAAAAACGCTCTTTTTTCCCCGACTCACGCCATCAATTACTGTCATCTTCCGTGGGCCATATTAACTGAACCTGCTTTGGCTAGAGTGGGCCTCACCACCGCTCAGGCCCAGCGACAGTACCGTCAAATCAAGGTTTTCAAGCAGCCCTACGCAACCGCCGATTCCACCCATGGACAGCCGGGACTCTGTCACCTTATTTCCCGAGACAATAATACTTTAGTGGGGGCACATTTATTCGGTACCGCTGCTGCAGAGATGATCCACCTACTGGCCCAGGCTGTAGAGCAGCAGCGCACTGTGTCAGAAATTGCGAATGGGGTCTTTATTGATGCCGCCACCTCAGACATCATACGGCAGACGGCTGAGGAGCCTGTAGAACACCGCGATGGGTTAGAACACCTGTTTCATCGGCGACGACGCTGGAACTTTTAG
- the cobD gene encoding threonine-phosphate decarboxylase CobD, whose translation MKRPLHGGNLSWAAHLAGCEPGEVLDFSASINPLGPPASALAAIKCHLGDLSAYPDPASTALRQAISEFHQVSADWILPGNGSAELLTWACRDLAQLRATHVLVPAFSDYHRALTAFSAVVQVHALNVEPGLPTFQDWQPLLSGPNAGLLFNNPHNPTGGLLGREYLLACLDQFELVVVDEAFMDFLPVSDQQSLLDEVINHQNLVILRSQTKFYSLPGLRLGYAVAHPDRLARWQRWRDPWSVNALATAAGTAVLRDQAFQQRTWDWLPPARAQLFTGLQQLGLQPLPGVANYLLVAAPCSVTALQQLLMQEARILIRDCISFPELGDRYFRVAVRTLAENQQLLQALAAVLPRLPRLSGDGRT comes from the coding sequence TTGAAAAGACCTCTCCACGGTGGCAATTTAAGTTGGGCTGCACACCTGGCTGGCTGTGAACCGGGGGAGGTTCTAGATTTTTCTGCTAGCATCAATCCTCTCGGGCCTCCCGCTAGCGCCTTGGCGGCTATCAAGTGTCATTTGGGGGACTTGAGCGCTTACCCTGACCCGGCCTCAACGGCTCTACGTCAGGCGATTAGTGAGTTCCATCAGGTCTCTGCCGACTGGATTCTACCGGGCAATGGTTCGGCAGAGCTGCTAACCTGGGCCTGCCGTGATTTGGCGCAGCTCCGGGCCACGCATGTACTGGTGCCGGCGTTTAGTGATTATCACCGAGCGCTAACGGCTTTCTCTGCGGTTGTGCAGGTCCACGCTCTTAACGTAGAACCTGGCTTACCCACCTTCCAAGATTGGCAGCCTCTGCTTTCGGGGCCCAATGCAGGTCTTTTATTCAATAATCCCCACAATCCTACGGGAGGTTTGCTGGGGCGCGAGTATCTGCTCGCCTGCCTTGATCAATTTGAGCTGGTGGTGGTGGATGAAGCTTTTATGGATTTTTTGCCGGTCTCGGATCAGCAGAGTTTGCTGGATGAGGTGATTAATCATCAGAATTTGGTGATCTTGCGATCGCAAACTAAGTTTTACAGTTTACCGGGACTGCGACTTGGCTACGCCGTTGCCCATCCTGATCGCTTAGCGCGGTGGCAACGATGGCGTGATCCCTGGTCCGTCAATGCTCTGGCAACCGCTGCGGGGACTGCCGTGCTTAGAGATCAGGCTTTTCAGCAGCGAACTTGGGACTGGCTACCGCCGGCGCGCGCTCAACTGTTTACAGGGCTTCAGCAGCTCGGATTGCAGCCGCTACCGGGGGTTGCTAACTATTTACTGGTGGCGGCCCCCTGCTCCGTCACGGCCCTGCAGCAGTTGTTAATGCAGGAAGCTCGAATTTTAATCCGAGACTGTATTAGCTTCCCGGAGCTGGGTGATCGCTATTTTCGAGTTGCCGTGCGGACCTTGGCTGAGAATCAGCAGCTTTTGCAGGCGCTAGCCGCTGTGCTGCCCCGTCTGCCTCGCTTGAGTGGGGATGGCCGGACATGA
- a CDS encoding protein kinase domain-containing protein: protein MDLMNCTSCGQQVASKSHFCQYCGTSLKTQPSGRSPAIGSDRSDLAPHSLEGAGNSTSPNFASSSYIALPAGTRLRDRYIIDRPLGQGGFGRTYLAQDTGRFNESIVLKELTPSIQGTAALKKAEELFQREAATLHRLEHPQIPRFWEIFQAEKRLFLVQDYIAGHTYQQLQEKQVSRAFKESDILQLFRDLLPVLSYLHQEGVIHRDISPDNIMCRDRDRLPILIDLGGVKQVAMDVATEVISPQASGFSSKGGTRLGKVGYAPDEQMRLGLVAPHSDLYALAVSALVLMTGKLPQDLQDPQSLEWTWQQDLSLNPDFSAVLQTMLAARPLDRYQSAAEVMQALNAPNTVPPTEVVSIAGSPPSMPPPTLIDPPSSQGNVATAGTTNPAQPPIPPTVQGTSPVAVSQPKSGNAWKWGCAIASLIVLLPVGLLTLLVIIGIIVGPQDDADEPTSSSPSPELTTSPSPQTQSQFQRVQIRALEPYEHQTQGFSISAPQRWTLKDNSKSEEIIMVWTDPTGNGEMVADLFDVASEPSQAELTEIVETFLTETFSDKPDFFIEDARPQKDGSVLLIWGYTGTATGDIKVELLGNSFIENKGQRVALLSYIVPEEQFQDLESTLNKMINTFKFDPAASLSQ, encoded by the coding sequence ATGGATTTAATGAACTGTACGTCGTGTGGACAGCAAGTTGCTTCCAAATCTCACTTTTGTCAGTACTGCGGAACGTCTCTAAAGACGCAGCCCTCTGGCCGTTCTCCTGCCATCGGATCAGATCGTTCAGATCTGGCCCCTCACAGCTTAGAAGGGGCAGGGAATAGCACATCACCCAACTTCGCCAGCAGTTCCTATATCGCATTACCAGCCGGGACACGATTACGAGATCGCTACATTATCGATCGCCCCTTAGGGCAGGGCGGCTTTGGTCGGACCTATCTAGCCCAAGACACAGGCCGATTCAATGAATCCATTGTCCTTAAAGAGCTAACCCCTTCGATTCAAGGAACAGCAGCCCTGAAAAAGGCAGAGGAACTTTTTCAGCGAGAAGCAGCCACCCTACATCGACTGGAGCACCCTCAAATTCCTCGGTTCTGGGAGATTTTTCAGGCTGAAAAACGCCTATTTCTAGTCCAAGACTACATTGCAGGCCACACGTACCAGCAGCTTCAGGAAAAGCAGGTGAGCAGGGCTTTCAAAGAGTCTGATATTCTCCAGCTCTTTCGAGATCTGTTGCCGGTGCTGAGTTATTTACATCAGGAGGGCGTCATCCACCGAGATATTTCGCCCGATAACATCATGTGTCGAGATCGCGATCGCCTCCCGATCTTGATCGATCTCGGGGGTGTTAAGCAGGTGGCAATGGATGTCGCAACCGAGGTAATCTCCCCTCAGGCCAGTGGCTTTAGTTCGAAGGGCGGCACTCGGCTCGGCAAAGTTGGCTATGCCCCTGATGAGCAGATGCGCCTGGGGCTGGTCGCCCCTCACAGTGACCTTTACGCCTTGGCCGTTTCTGCACTGGTTTTAATGACGGGCAAACTGCCACAGGATCTTCAAGATCCTCAATCTCTAGAGTGGACTTGGCAGCAAGATCTCAGTTTGAACCCCGATTTCAGCGCTGTTTTGCAAACGATGTTGGCGGCTCGACCATTGGATCGGTATCAGTCAGCGGCAGAAGTGATGCAGGCGCTAAATGCTCCGAATACCGTGCCGCCCACTGAGGTAGTCTCAATAGCCGGTTCACCGCCATCAATGCCGCCACCGACCTTAATCGATCCACCAAGCTCGCAGGGAAACGTGGCTACAGCAGGAACCACAAATCCTGCTCAGCCTCCGATACCACCAACCGTTCAAGGAACATCTCCTGTGGCGGTGAGTCAGCCGAAGAGTGGCAACGCTTGGAAATGGGGATGTGCGATCGCAAGTCTCATTGTCCTCTTGCCTGTGGGATTGCTCACCCTACTGGTAATCATCGGTATCATCGTCGGCCCCCAGGATGATGCCGATGAGCCAACATCCTCTAGCCCTAGCCCCGAACTGACCACCTCGCCTAGCCCTCAAACCCAGAGCCAATTTCAGCGCGTCCAGATTCGTGCATTGGAACCCTATGAACATCAAACGCAGGGGTTCTCTATTAGTGCTCCCCAACGGTGGACCCTCAAAGACAATAGCAAGTCGGAAGAAATCATTATGGTGTGGACCGATCCCACCGGCAACGGCGAAATGGTAGCAGACCTCTTTGACGTCGCCAGCGAACCCTCCCAGGCTGAACTAACTGAGATTGTAGAGACCTTTCTTACAGAAACCTTCAGCGACAAGCCCGACTTTTTTATCGAGGATGCGCGGCCCCAAAAAGATGGCAGCGTCCTATTGATCTGGGGATACACCGGCACAGCAACAGGCGACATCAAAGTGGAGCTTCTAGGCAATAGCTTCATTGAGAATAAAGGCCAACGGGTGGCCCTCCTGAGCTATATCGTTCCAGAAGAACAATTTCAAGATCTTGAAAGCACGCTCAATAAGATGATTAACACCTTCAAATTTGATCCAGCAGCATCCCTCTCTCAATAG
- a CDS encoding HU family DNA-binding protein: protein MNKGELVDAVADKASVTKKQADAVLSAALETIIETVADGDKVTLVGFGSFEPRDRKAREGRNPKTGSKMKIPATTVPAFSAGKLFKEKVAP from the coding sequence ATGAACAAAGGCGAACTCGTTGACGCGGTTGCTGATAAGGCAAGCGTGACGAAAAAGCAGGCTGACGCTGTACTGTCAGCGGCTCTAGAGACCATTATCGAAACGGTCGCAGATGGCGACAAAGTGACGCTAGTTGGTTTTGGCTCCTTTGAACCCCGCGATCGCAAAGCTCGGGAGGGCCGTAACCCCAAGACTGGTTCCAAGATGAAAATCCCCGCCACCACTGTACCTGCATTCTCGGCTGGCAAGCTGTTCAAAGAGAAAGTCGCGCCTTAG